The bacterium genomic interval GCTCCTCCGGCGACAGTTTGGCCGCCGGCCCAACGCTCGCCCGCTCGTAGGCCGCGCGGGCGCCGGTGAGTTCGCTCGGGGCGGTCGAGCCGCAGCCGCACATCAGCACGGCGCCGGCGACCATGATCAGCAATCCGGTCGTTCTCATGTTATTCTCCTTACAACCGTTCACCGGTTGTCGTTCTGGAGCTGGTGGACCCGCTCCATGGCTTGTGCCGCTTCCGTTTTCTCGTCCTGCTCACGGGAGAGCAGGATGGCGAGCTCTGCATCGACCTCGGCGCGCATCAGCAGCGACGCGGCCTCGTCCTTGTCGCCCTTCTCGGCCAGGGCGTTCGCGCGGTCCAGCTCCTCCTTCGCCAACTGCAGGTGCAGGGCGGCACGCGGAACGGAGCTCGCTCCGACCGCTTCGGCCGCGCGGATGGCGGAGGTCGACGATTCGGTGCGCAACGGGGGGTTGCTCGAACAGCCCGCGGCGGCTACGACCAACAGAAGACAACAGGCCGTCGTTACGGATCTCATGGGTTCCTCCTCGACTACGGAATTCATCTTGCCCGGACCGGGACAAGGCAACTCGCGTGCCGCCGCGCCGGCGCCTTAACCCGCATGGAATCAACGGCCGCGAGCGGCCGGCACCGGCCGGGCTCCCTCATTTCGATGGGGTGGGGATCATTGTGATGCGGCGGCCCCGCCGCGGTATGCCGGCGGCGTGGCGCGGTGCCCCGTTGTTCGTATGCTGTCGAAGACGCGTGTCGTGACGATCGCGCGGAACACCAGGCTCCACGATAAGGATGCGATCATGACGAACGTCGGCTCGAACCCGGGACATCGGCACGGCGCCGATGATATCCCCGCCAACTGGACCGTCGCCGAACTCGTCATCCGGCACCCCGCCCTGCGCGAGACGCTGGAGCGTTTGGGCGTCGACTACTGCTGCGGCGGCAAGAAGCCGCTGGCCGCGGCCGTCGCGGATGCCGGCCACGATTGGACGACGGTCCGGACCGAACTGCAGGAAGCGCTGGCGTCATCGGCGGACGGCGCGCCGCCCGCCGACTGGAACACCGCCGCGCTCGGCGCGCTGGCCGACCACATCCTGGAGAAGCACCACGCTTTCACCAAGACGCAGCTGCTGCGGCTCGACGGACTGCTGGCCAAGGTTCAGAACGCGCACGGTGCGCACCACGGCGCCGTCCTGGAGAGCCTGCGGAGCGTCTTCGACGACCTGCGCGCGGAACTCGACGCCCACCTGATGAAGGAGGAGCAGATCCTGTTCCCCGCCATCAAGGGCATCGACGCGTTCATGTCGGACC includes:
- the ric gene encoding iron-sulfur cluster repair di-iron protein — translated: MTNVGSNPGHRHGADDIPANWTVAELVIRHPALRETLERLGVDYCCGGKKPLAAAVADAGHDWTTVRTELQEALASSADGAPPADWNTAALGALADHILEKHHAFTKTQLLRLDGLLAKVQNAHGAHHGAVLESLRSVFDDLRAELDAHLMKEEQILFPAIKGIDAFMSDRGERPAIHCGSVGHPIRQMEHEHDGAGQALAAMRRITANYRLPADACQTYCALYDGLQALEADLHEHIHLENNILFPRSVALEEDMNTRHA
- a CDS encoding DUF4398 domain-containing protein, producing the protein MRSVTTACCLLLVVAAAGCSSNPPLRTESSTSAIRAAEAVGASSVPRAALHLQLAKEELDRANALAEKGDKDEAASLLMRAEVDAELAILLSREQDEKTEAAQAMERVHQLQNDNR